Proteins found in one Parasegetibacter sp. NRK P23 genomic segment:
- a CDS encoding DsbA family oxidoreductase, whose translation MRNKIFIAIFSMSCLTGCGQQAEKKDSVETKNITIENKMKIEIWSDIMCPFCYIGKRNFETALSQFANKEQIEVEWKSFQLDPTIPEVPKYQDNMYMFVADRKGFSFEQSKKIHQGLIQYAKSVGLEYNFDKALVTNSLKGHRLIQFAKTIGLGEKVKESLFYAYFTQGKNLSNVATLIELGKEIGLTETEVNEALTNSLYVQKVESDSKEAQNLGARGVPFFVINRKYAIEGAQQPNEVLKMLEKAFSEWQKENPIVLKIQDGQVCEPNGDCK comes from the coding sequence ATGCGAAATAAAATATTCATCGCAATTTTTTCGATGAGTTGTCTAACGGGTTGCGGTCAGCAAGCCGAGAAGAAAGACAGCGTTGAAACAAAGAATATAACAATAGAAAATAAAATGAAAATAGAAATTTGGTCAGATATAATGTGTCCGTTTTGCTATATCGGAAAACGAAATTTTGAAACAGCTTTGTCGCAGTTTGCAAACAAAGAACAAATTGAAGTAGAATGGAAAAGTTTCCAACTTGACCCAACTATTCCAGAAGTTCCAAAATACCAAGACAATATGTATATGTTTGTAGCTGACCGAAAGGGTTTCAGTTTCGAACAATCAAAGAAAATACATCAAGGCCTAATTCAATACGCTAAAAGTGTAGGACTTGAATACAATTTTGATAAAGCTCTTGTAACAAATTCATTGAAAGGTCATCGTCTAATACAATTTGCCAAAACAATAGGCTTGGGCGAAAAAGTAAAAGAAAGTTTGTTCTATGCGTATTTTACGCAAGGCAAAAATCTTAGCAATGTAGCCACGTTGATTGAGTTGGGAAAAGAAATTGGTTTAACCGAAACCGAAGTCAACGAAGCATTAACTAATTCTTTGTATGTCCAAAAAGTTGAAAGCGATAGTAAAGAGGCCCAAAATTTGGGTGCAAGAGGCGTTCCATTTTTTGTCATAAATCGTAAATACGCAATTGAAGGCGCTCAACAGCCAAACGAAGTTTTAAAAATGCTTGAAAAAGCATTTTCTGAATGGCAAAAAGAAAATCCTATTGTGTTAAAAATTCAAGATGGTCAAGTCTGTGAGCCGAATGGTGATTGTAAATAA
- a CDS encoding DoxX family protein, producing FATSNEINFRPMNKEKKIYWTVTIITMVLIVLPSYFAPREYLIETIRRMEFPSYFGLELDILKIVGAIVILVPAIPKIFKEWAYVGFGILLLSASLAHWLVDGPVKGIAPLVPFVILSVSYYYFRKMNYAK from the coding sequence ATTTTGCAACGTCAAACGAAATAAATTTTAGACCAATGAATAAAGAAAAAAAAATCTATTGGACAGTAACCATTATCACAATGGTTTTAATTGTGTTACCCTCTTATTTCGCTCCTCGTGAATACTTAATTGAAACCATTCGCAGAATGGAATTTCCAAGTTATTTTGGATTAGAGTTAGATATTCTAAAAATTGTTGGTGCAATAGTAATTCTAGTTCCTGCAATTCCAAAAATATTCAAAGAATGGGCGTATGTAGGTTTCGGAATACTTTTGTTGTCAGCAAGTTTAGCACATTGGCTTGTTGACGGACCTGTAAAAGGCATTGCACCACTTGTTCCTTTTGTAATTCTTTCTGTGTCTTACTACTATTTCAGAAAAATGAATTATGCGAAATAA